The following are encoded in a window of Salinibacter ruber DSM 13855 genomic DNA:
- a CDS encoding TonB-dependent receptor plug domain-containing protein, with translation MKEATNQLTADVTTGLRNAGDGEVVKVSANYGFAVGEEGFVNVTGMFRDRARTNRADGNQLILFDQSDFPNGVAPPSGFPFAYPQVAGIIGEEAAQNARRIDNQILNQRGLERSDFQFRVGQSAVQQRAVFLNSEVGLGNDATLYAFGGLSYKNGIGAPFRRLPFSTSAMPYRASNTDPALFPNGFQPEMNSDVVDQSLTIGVEGTIGGWTWDLSNSYGRNSLDYQMDNTVNASLLQASPTSIYAGGHAFSQNVTNLDVSRFFDDALAGINVAFGGAYRTDRYQIFSGEEASYRNYGRVQLIDDTSAASPRLVTRDTLGKEPGTQGFVGFRPENEVDRTRSNVAAYLDTEVNLTENLLVTAAGRYENYSDFGGTLNGRLAARWGLLDGRLNLRGSASTGFRAPSLHQIYFNEVRTDFDDQGQLVNIGTFSNDSEVARVLGIPQLEEERSRSYSAGITASPIENLDLTIDGYQIYVDDRVVLTGEFSSGLSNLLAEVGAQNAQVFANAVDTKTTGLDVVATYRLPLPTGTVELSAAGNVNDTEIQALTIPETVRANYEGDDLQGTFFGRQEQGFLTESNPESKVTLSADYQLSAFGLLVRTVRFGEQVRPGFAQNQTHSPEWVVDATASYDLTEAATLSVGASNLFNNYPDEQVFGNSYAGVFDYAPVQQGLNGAFYFARLNVQL, from the coding sequence ATGAAGGAAGCGACCAATCAACTCACAGCCGACGTCACGACAGGACTGCGCAACGCCGGGGATGGGGAGGTCGTGAAGGTGTCGGCAAACTACGGCTTTGCGGTTGGCGAGGAGGGCTTCGTCAACGTCACGGGGATGTTTCGGGACCGGGCGCGCACCAACCGGGCCGACGGAAATCAGCTCATCCTCTTCGACCAGTCGGACTTTCCGAACGGCGTTGCGCCCCCGTCGGGCTTCCCGTTCGCGTATCCGCAGGTAGCCGGCATCATCGGAGAGGAAGCCGCTCAAAACGCCCGACGCATCGACAACCAGATCTTGAATCAGCGCGGGCTGGAGCGGTCCGACTTCCAGTTCCGAGTGGGGCAATCGGCCGTCCAGCAACGGGCCGTCTTCCTAAACTCGGAAGTAGGACTGGGCAACGACGCGACGCTCTACGCCTTCGGGGGCCTCTCCTACAAGAATGGAATTGGGGCTCCCTTCCGACGGCTTCCATTCAGCACCTCGGCCATGCCGTACCGGGCGTCCAACACTGACCCTGCCCTCTTTCCAAATGGTTTCCAGCCGGAGATGAACTCCGACGTGGTCGACCAGTCGCTCACGATTGGGGTGGAGGGCACGATTGGGGGCTGGACCTGGGACCTCAGCAACAGCTACGGGCGCAACAGCCTGGACTACCAGATGGACAACACGGTCAATGCGTCCCTCCTCCAGGCCAGTCCCACCAGCATCTACGCCGGTGGGCACGCCTTCAGCCAGAACGTGACCAACCTCGATGTGTCGCGCTTCTTCGACGACGCGTTGGCGGGCATCAACGTGGCCTTTGGGGGAGCCTACCGGACCGACCGGTACCAAATCTTTTCGGGGGAGGAAGCCTCGTACCGCAACTACGGCCGCGTCCAGCTGATCGATGACACGAGTGCCGCGAGCCCCCGATTGGTCACGCGCGACACGCTCGGCAAGGAGCCGGGCACGCAGGGCTTCGTGGGCTTTCGGCCGGAGAACGAGGTGGACCGCACGCGCAGCAACGTGGCGGCCTACCTCGATACGGAGGTGAATCTCACGGAGAACCTTCTGGTGACGGCCGCCGGCCGCTACGAGAACTACAGCGACTTCGGGGGCACCCTGAACGGGCGTCTGGCCGCCCGGTGGGGCCTGCTCGACGGGCGCCTCAACCTACGCGGGTCGGCGAGCACGGGGTTCCGTGCCCCGTCCCTCCACCAAATCTACTTCAACGAGGTGCGGACCGACTTCGACGATCAGGGACAGCTCGTGAACATCGGAACCTTCAGCAACGACAGCGAGGTGGCGCGCGTTCTGGGCATCCCGCAACTTGAAGAAGAGCGGTCGCGCAGCTACAGCGCCGGCATTACGGCCAGCCCCATCGAGAACCTTGACCTCACGATCGATGGGTACCAGATCTACGTGGACGACCGCGTGGTGCTGACGGGAGAGTTTAGCTCGGGGCTCTCCAATCTGCTCGCAGAGGTGGGGGCACAGAACGCACAGGTATTCGCCAACGCCGTAGACACGAAGACGACCGGCCTTGATGTGGTTGCGACGTATCGCCTTCCGCTGCCCACCGGCACCGTTGAGCTCTCGGCCGCCGGCAACGTCAACGACACCGAAATCCAGGCATTGACCATCCCCGAGACCGTTCGCGCAAACTACGAGGGAGACGACCTGCAGGGCACGTTCTTCGGCCGACAGGAGCAGGGCTTCCTCACGGAGAGCAACCCGGAGTCGAAGGTGACGCTCTCGGCCGATTACCAACTCAGCGCGTTTGGCCTTCTGGTCCGCACGGTGCGCTTTGGGGAACAGGTGCGGCCCGGCTTCGCGCAGAATCAGACCCACAGCCCCGAGTGGGTGGTCGACGCTACGGCCTCGTACGACCTCACGGAGGCGGCGACGTTGAGTGTCGGCGCCAGCAACCTGTTCAACAACTATCCCGACGAGCAGGTCTTTGGAAACTCGTACGCGGGTGTCTTCGACTACGCGCCGGTGCAGCAAGGGCTCAATGGGGCCTTTTACTTCGCCCGCCTCAACGTCCAGCTGTAA
- a CDS encoding protein-L-isoaspartate O-methyltransferase family protein — MLPVLLALLVVAPPPDTSWPHQDLRERMVQQQIAARGLTDPAVRGALRSVPRHRFVPEVSPELAYADRPLPIGHDQTISQPYIVARMTALVRPDSADRVLEVGTGSGYQAAVLASIVDSVYTIEIIPDLAASATKRLRRLGYRNVVVRNGDGFDGWPHDCAGGPGGRPAGPHPRHERRRQTYETDARARPVRALPPSRALMRIGARSPPVLLRAPPLFFFLHTSLSLFVGARVTYLGRAFPCRFLSPLYAPLRRRRAPPRRPRPGARDGHVRVVGASSFLTAHAVFSLSSFFTPTPPCPPAPPTGPTSTPTSGPP, encoded by the coding sequence ATGCTCCCCGTCCTCCTCGCCCTCCTCGTCGTTGCGCCCCCGCCCGACACCTCGTGGCCCCATCAAGACCTGCGCGAGCGCATGGTCCAGCAACAGATCGCCGCCCGGGGCCTCACCGATCCGGCGGTGCGCGGCGCCCTGCGCTCCGTGCCGCGCCACCGGTTCGTGCCTGAGGTGTCTCCGGAGCTCGCCTACGCGGATCGCCCGCTCCCCATCGGCCACGACCAGACCATCTCCCAGCCCTACATCGTGGCCCGGATGACGGCGCTCGTCCGGCCGGATTCGGCGGACCGCGTCCTGGAGGTGGGGACCGGCTCGGGCTACCAGGCCGCCGTGCTGGCCTCGATCGTGGATTCGGTCTACACCATCGAAATCATTCCCGACCTGGCCGCCAGCGCCACCAAGCGCCTCCGTCGCCTCGGCTACCGCAACGTCGTCGTCCGGAACGGGGATGGCTTCGACGGGTGGCCGCATGATTGTGCCGGTGGGCCCGGCGGGCGGCCCGCAGGACCTCACCCTCGTCACGAACGACGACGGCAAACTTACGAGACGGACGCTCGCGCCCGTCCGGTTCGTGCCCTTCCTCCGTCCCGAGCCCTGATGCGGATCGGGGCCCGGTCCCCTCCCGTCCTGCTCCGCGCGCCGCCCCTCTTCTTTTTCCTCCACACGTCTCTGTCGCTTTTCGTTGGCGCCCGCGTCACATATCTTGGACGCGCCTTCCCTTGCAGATTCTTATCGCCTCTGTATGCGCCGCTCCGTCGCCGCCGCGCTCCTCCTCGCCGCCCTCGGCCTGGAGCCCGCGACGGGCACGTCCGAGTAGTGGGCGCGTCGTCGTTCCTCACCGCACACGCCGTTTTCTCCCTCTCCTCTTTCTTTACGCCTACGCCCCCGTGCCCTCCCGCCCCGCCGACTGGCCCGACCTCAACCCCGACCAGCGGGCCGCCGTGA
- a CDS encoding UvrD-helicase domain-containing protein — MPSRPADWPDLNPDQRAAVTASMDPQLVVAGPGTGKTRVLVCRAAHLIEHEAVTPSRLVLVTFTRRAAQQLTSRLAALVGPEAQHVRAGTIHHFCYKTLRAHSAPAGVPDDFIVVDDTVTDAFWQRWYEAHERWCEANDLHSYRQVKTHVSRIKLGIDTVSGRLTEGLRAYGEMLGDRGALDFDDLLVKTRDLLRSHPDVRADLVDETRAVLVDEFQDTDPVQFDIIRRLGEAGAHLYCVADDDQSVYRFRGARPANLRRYIDRFDCSAERGTRHVLTTNYRSNRSIYAVAEAVLDADERLKQRGDIRTSNAGTQPVQLVACDDPEAERTHVLRQLRDWLDDGAERSDLAVLTRWNRRLAALERACLRAGLACETSQSEALLDTPPAQKLHALLRVVDARRRGRPLDAPMTELLSHLLPDDTMARLRDFGERSMPDATLWTAFQTVVSNEQARRSAGLDSATDRLDQTYATITNLLQNTQEDGLTIGAFTRTALRQLGDPLQLLRRYADTLTDPASRPSVRQAGTVLDEWRRAQARDARAGDPPRLLLHHRTPQITRLWRQLVRRALDLETDPPAPLPEMQEALFARPADEGIPPLGADDVVLTNDLEALLRWAERTGAFSGSTDTPQILLLAPDGALPSGQKTLLGVDPENVHVVDPESTFHSPSVRLVKLLQMTSGPSAPEPLFPEYVMVDLEATSTDPRHCRVAEIGALKVRDGTVVDRFSELVQLPEDLTADERETLRTVCGLDPASDFDEARPEAAVWADFCAFVDGAPLVAHNGQRYDFRVLRRLANTHEADAHWATTYDLLPAAHELFPDLRRYDAAHLRETLLDDDADTAHRALADCEDQQRILARMQEERARRRRRLAHEPLLPLLVAALTYESPAPEALSDDAQVFLQVGHTWALRDASPAGDDLRSLLPRALPDRLRQHALYTLIDEEALLTASAGLQPGLARRLAALFAPYADRPLRSKALADLLAHLALWGEETTPQGEDVITLSTYHSAKGLEFERVVCMDVHDNAFPPYFARDPKERRESRRLLYVGMTRAERHLVLTYPKRERGYDRRPTAFLDAAPDELLQVTDAAP, encoded by the coding sequence GTGCCCTCCCGCCCCGCCGACTGGCCCGACCTCAACCCCGACCAGCGGGCCGCCGTGACGGCGTCGATGGATCCGCAGCTCGTGGTGGCCGGGCCGGGGACCGGCAAGACCCGCGTCCTCGTGTGCCGGGCCGCCCACCTCATCGAGCACGAGGCCGTGACGCCCTCCCGCCTCGTCCTGGTCACCTTCACGCGGCGCGCCGCGCAGCAGCTCACGAGCCGCCTCGCCGCCCTCGTGGGCCCGGAGGCGCAGCACGTCCGGGCGGGCACCATTCACCACTTCTGCTACAAAACCCTCCGCGCCCATTCGGCCCCGGCGGGCGTGCCCGACGACTTCATCGTGGTCGACGACACGGTCACGGACGCCTTCTGGCAGCGCTGGTACGAGGCGCACGAGCGCTGGTGCGAGGCAAACGACCTCCACAGCTACCGCCAGGTCAAAACCCACGTCAGCCGCATTAAGCTCGGGATCGACACGGTGTCGGGGCGGCTCACCGAAGGCCTGCGGGCCTACGGCGAGATGCTCGGGGACCGGGGCGCGCTCGACTTCGACGACCTGCTCGTCAAGACGCGCGACCTGCTGCGCAGTCACCCGGACGTGCGGGCCGACCTCGTGGACGAGACGCGGGCGGTCCTCGTCGATGAATTTCAGGACACCGACCCGGTGCAGTTCGACATCATCCGCCGCCTCGGCGAGGCGGGCGCCCACCTCTACTGCGTGGCCGACGACGACCAGTCCGTCTACCGCTTCCGCGGGGCGCGGCCCGCCAACCTGCGTCGCTACATCGACCGCTTCGACTGCAGCGCCGAGCGCGGCACCCGCCACGTCCTCACCACCAACTACCGCTCAAACCGCTCGATCTACGCGGTGGCCGAGGCGGTGCTCGACGCCGACGAGCGCCTCAAACAGCGCGGCGACATTCGCACGTCGAACGCCGGCACACAGCCGGTGCAGCTGGTCGCCTGCGACGACCCTGAGGCCGAACGGACCCACGTGCTCCGGCAACTGCGCGACTGGCTGGACGACGGGGCCGAGCGGAGCGACCTGGCCGTCCTGACCCGCTGGAACCGCCGCCTCGCGGCCCTGGAACGGGCGTGCCTCCGGGCCGGCCTCGCCTGCGAGACGAGCCAGAGCGAGGCGCTCCTGGATACCCCTCCGGCGCAGAAGCTGCACGCCCTGCTCCGCGTCGTCGATGCCCGCCGTCGCGGCCGGCCGCTCGACGCCCCCATGACGGAGCTGCTGTCCCACCTGCTGCCGGACGACACGATGGCCCGGCTGCGCGACTTCGGCGAGCGGAGCATGCCGGACGCGACCCTCTGGACGGCCTTCCAGACCGTCGTCTCCAACGAGCAGGCCCGCCGCAGCGCCGGCCTCGACTCGGCCACGGACCGCCTCGACCAGACCTACGCCACGATCACCAACCTCCTGCAGAACACACAGGAGGACGGCCTCACCATCGGCGCCTTCACCCGCACTGCCCTTCGGCAGCTCGGAGATCCCCTCCAGCTGCTCCGCCGCTACGCCGACACCCTGACTGATCCGGCCTCTCGTCCGTCCGTCCGCCAGGCCGGCACGGTCCTCGACGAGTGGCGCCGGGCCCAGGCCCGCGATGCGCGGGCCGGGGACCCGCCCCGCCTGCTCCTGCACCACCGCACGCCCCAGATCACGCGGCTCTGGCGGCAGCTGGTGCGGCGGGCCCTCGACCTCGAAACGGATCCGCCCGCGCCGCTGCCCGAAATGCAGGAGGCCCTCTTCGCCCGCCCCGCCGACGAAGGCATTCCGCCACTCGGGGCCGACGACGTGGTCCTCACGAACGACCTGGAGGCGCTCCTCCGCTGGGCCGAGCGGACCGGGGCCTTTTCGGGATCGACCGATACGCCCCAGATCCTCCTGCTCGCGCCCGACGGCGCCCTGCCGTCCGGCCAGAAGACACTGCTCGGGGTCGACCCGGAGAACGTGCACGTCGTGGATCCCGAGTCCACCTTTCATAGCCCCTCGGTCCGGCTGGTCAAGCTCCTGCAGATGACCAGCGGCCCGTCCGCCCCCGAGCCGCTCTTTCCGGAGTACGTGATGGTCGACCTCGAAGCCACGAGCACCGACCCGCGCCACTGCCGCGTCGCCGAGATTGGGGCGCTCAAGGTGCGAGACGGAACCGTGGTGGACCGATTCTCGGAGCTCGTGCAGTTGCCCGAGGACCTGACGGCCGACGAGCGCGAGACGCTCCGCACGGTGTGCGGCCTGGATCCGGCGTCGGACTTCGACGAGGCCCGGCCCGAGGCGGCGGTCTGGGCCGACTTCTGTGCCTTCGTGGACGGGGCGCCCCTCGTCGCCCACAACGGCCAGCGCTACGACTTCCGCGTCCTGCGCCGCCTCGCCAACACCCACGAGGCCGACGCCCACTGGGCCACGACGTACGACCTGCTGCCCGCCGCACACGAGCTGTTTCCCGACCTTCGCCGCTACGACGCCGCGCACCTCCGCGAGACGCTCCTGGACGACGACGCGGATACCGCCCATCGCGCCCTGGCCGACTGTGAGGATCAGCAGCGCATCCTGGCGCGCATGCAGGAGGAGCGCGCGCGCCGGCGCCGCCGTCTGGCCCACGAGCCGCTCCTGCCGCTCCTCGTGGCCGCCCTCACCTACGAATCCCCCGCCCCCGAGGCCCTGTCGGACGACGCCCAGGTCTTTTTGCAGGTGGGGCATACGTGGGCCCTGCGCGACGCCTCCCCCGCCGGTGACGACCTGCGCTCGCTCCTGCCCCGGGCCCTGCCGGATCGCCTCCGCCAGCACGCGCTCTACACGCTGATCGACGAGGAGGCGCTGCTCACGGCCTCTGCCGGCCTCCAGCCCGGCCTCGCCCGCCGCTTGGCCGCCCTCTTCGCCCCCTACGCCGACCGCCCGCTCCGGAGCAAGGCGCTGGCGGACCTGCTTGCGCACCTCGCGCTCTGGGGCGAAGAGACGACGCCGCAGGGGGAGGACGTGATTACGCTCTCCACCTACCACAGCGCCAAGGGGCTCGAGTTCGAGCGCGTCGTCTGCATGGACGTGCACGACAACGCCTTCCCGCCCTACTTTGCGCGCGACCCCAAGGAGCGCCGCGAGAGCCGTCGCCTCCTGTACGTGGGCATGACGCGCGCCGAGCGCCACCTCGTGCTCACCTACCCGAAGCGGGAACGCGGCTACGACCGGCGCCCCACCGCCTTCCTCGACGCCGCCCCCGACGAGCTCTTGCAGGTCACGGACGCCGCCCCCTGA
- a CDS encoding queuosine precursor transporter: protein MPPSDSPTTTRREATLPGQDLDHLRNADPSRAERAFTVLAGLFIGALVITNAVASKFFVLFGQELSCGIIAYPVTFLATDLISEIYGRKRANTVVGAGFVVSVFITIVVWIANAAPTYEQSPVTAEAFNSVFGLLPGIVLGSMVAYLASQFIDVQLFEFWRRLTDGKYMWLRNNGSTFFSQLVDTIMVVTIALVIWPEVDGNPGTTPLAFETWQGIVFGQYVFKLGIAALDTPLFYVATHYLTNWIQADPRALETDGVME, encoded by the coding sequence GTGCCTCCTTCCGACTCCCCCACCACTACACGACGCGAGGCGACCCTCCCGGGCCAGGACCTCGACCACCTGCGGAACGCCGACCCGTCGCGGGCCGAGCGTGCCTTCACCGTCTTGGCCGGCCTCTTCATCGGGGCGCTCGTCATCACGAATGCCGTCGCGAGCAAGTTCTTCGTCCTGTTCGGGCAGGAGCTCTCGTGCGGCATCATCGCGTACCCGGTGACATTTCTGGCGACGGACCTCATCTCGGAGATCTACGGGCGGAAGCGCGCCAATACGGTCGTCGGGGCCGGGTTCGTGGTGAGCGTCTTCATCACGATCGTGGTGTGGATTGCGAACGCGGCCCCCACCTACGAGCAGTCGCCCGTGACCGCGGAGGCGTTCAACTCCGTCTTCGGCCTCCTGCCGGGCATCGTGCTGGGGTCGATGGTCGCCTACCTCGCCTCCCAGTTCATCGACGTGCAGCTGTTCGAGTTTTGGCGCCGGCTCACGGACGGGAAGTACATGTGGCTCCGCAACAACGGGTCCACCTTCTTCAGCCAGCTCGTCGACACGATCATGGTGGTCACCATCGCGCTCGTGATCTGGCCGGAGGTGGACGGCAATCCGGGCACGACGCCCCTCGCGTTCGAGACGTGGCAGGGCATCGTCTTTGGGCAGTACGTGTTCAAGCTCGGCATCGCGGCGCTCGACACGCCCCTCTTCTACGTCGCCACCCACTACCTCACGAACTGGATTCAGGCCGACCCGCGGGCGCTGGAGACGGACGGCGTGATGGAGTAG
- a CDS encoding branched-chain amino acid transaminase: MEPDIWYNGEFIDHEDAEIHVLSHVIHYGSSVFEGIRCYDTDQGSAVFRLEEHMQRLVDSAKVYRMDIPFDLDELVEAVVDTIERSGLRGCYIRPVVLRGEGPMGVNPLENPVETFIAVWEWGEYLGEEALEKGVDVEVASWNRMAPNTFPAMAKAGGNYLNASLVKMNAIKNDKMEGIMLSTDGYVAEGSGENLFVVKNDTLYTAPTGLSILPGITRASIIALAEERGYEVEEKKIPREALYTADELFFTGTAAEVTPIRTVDDYTIGSGSRGPVTKEMQDAFFEVVEKGHDPHDWLTFVDVPAADEPEMTA; the protein is encoded by the coding sequence ATGGAGCCCGACATCTGGTACAACGGAGAATTTATCGACCACGAGGACGCTGAGATCCACGTCCTCTCCCACGTCATCCACTACGGGTCCTCCGTCTTTGAGGGGATTCGCTGTTACGACACCGATCAGGGGTCGGCGGTCTTCCGGCTCGAGGAGCACATGCAGCGCCTGGTCGACTCGGCCAAGGTGTACCGGATGGACATTCCCTTCGACCTCGACGAGCTCGTCGAGGCCGTTGTGGACACCATCGAGCGGAGCGGCCTGCGCGGGTGCTACATCCGGCCCGTCGTGCTTCGGGGCGAGGGCCCGATGGGCGTCAACCCGCTCGAAAATCCGGTGGAGACCTTCATCGCCGTCTGGGAGTGGGGCGAGTACCTCGGCGAAGAGGCCCTGGAGAAGGGGGTGGACGTGGAGGTGGCCAGCTGGAACCGCATGGCGCCCAACACCTTCCCGGCAATGGCGAAGGCGGGCGGGAATTACCTGAACGCCTCCCTCGTGAAGATGAACGCCATCAAGAACGACAAGATGGAGGGCATCATGCTGAGCACGGACGGCTACGTGGCCGAGGGGAGCGGCGAGAACCTCTTTGTGGTAAAGAACGATACGCTCTACACCGCGCCGACGGGGCTGTCCATCCTGCCCGGCATTACGCGGGCCTCCATCATCGCGCTGGCCGAGGAGCGCGGCTACGAGGTGGAAGAGAAGAAAATTCCCCGGGAGGCGCTCTACACGGCCGACGAGCTCTTCTTTACCGGCACGGCCGCCGAGGTGACGCCCATCCGCACGGTCGACGACTACACGATCGGCTCCGGCTCGCGCGGGCCCGTCACGAAGGAGATGCAGGACGCGTTCTTCGAGGTCGTCGAGAAGGGGCACGACCCGCACGACTGGCTGACGTTTGTGGACGTGCCGGCGGCGGACGAACCGGAGATGACGGCCTAA
- a CDS encoding glycosyltransferase family 2 protein has translation MKTLAIIPAFNEAQAIGPVLGDLPDGWVDEVVVVNNASTDATKANARAAGATVVDEPQQGYGAACLRGIAYAETRQPDVVVFLDGDYSDHPEELPRLVEPIAADEADFVVGSRIRGDAEPGALLPQAQVGNRFACSLMARLWGADYTDLGPFRAIRFRDLLALDMQDETFGWTIEMQIRALEAGLRVEEVPVSYRRGIGPSKITGTLSGTVKASAKILWTIGRMAATTHRRAPRLRERVDRARTDAPTPNPGG, from the coding sequence GTGAAGACGCTCGCCATCATCCCCGCCTTCAACGAAGCACAGGCCATCGGCCCGGTGCTCGGCGACCTTCCCGATGGGTGGGTCGACGAGGTGGTGGTCGTCAACAACGCCTCGACCGACGCGACGAAGGCCAACGCCCGGGCCGCCGGGGCCACCGTCGTCGACGAGCCGCAGCAGGGCTACGGGGCCGCCTGCCTGCGCGGCATCGCCTACGCGGAGACGAGGCAGCCGGACGTCGTCGTGTTTCTGGACGGCGACTACAGCGACCACCCGGAGGAACTGCCGCGCCTCGTGGAGCCGATTGCCGCCGACGAGGCGGACTTCGTGGTGGGGTCTCGCATTCGGGGGGACGCCGAGCCGGGCGCCCTGCTCCCGCAGGCACAGGTGGGCAACCGGTTCGCCTGCTCCCTCATGGCGCGCCTCTGGGGGGCAGACTACACCGACCTCGGCCCCTTCCGGGCCATTCGGTTCCGCGACCTGCTCGCCCTCGACATGCAGGACGAGACCTTCGGCTGGACGATCGAGATGCAAATTCGGGCCCTCGAGGCCGGGCTCCGGGTCGAGGAGGTCCCCGTCTCGTACCGGCGCGGCATCGGGCCCTCCAAAATTACGGGCACCCTCTCGGGCACCGTGAAGGCGTCCGCCAAGATCCTCTGGACCATCGGCCGCATGGCCGCGACGACACACCGGCGTGCCCCCCGGCTTCGAGAGCGGGTCGACCGGGCCCGCACCGACGCCCCAACGCCCAACCCAGGGGGCTGA
- a CDS encoding GNAT family N-acetyltransferase, with translation MESSPHVSIRKATPDDAKTLVDLIVELATYENLLDEAEPSVELLEEHLSAEALTGCEALLAETERDTAVGFALFFHNYSTFQTNAGLYVEDLFVRSTYRGEGIGLALFRRLAEIAEKRGCRRIDWAVLDWNTEAIEFYDELGAEPLDDWTTMRLDEEAIEEIATAGAAA, from the coding sequence ATGGAGAGCTCGCCGCACGTATCGATCCGGAAGGCCACGCCCGACGACGCGAAAACGCTCGTGGACCTCATCGTGGAGCTGGCCACCTACGAGAACCTGCTCGACGAGGCCGAGCCGAGTGTGGAGCTGCTGGAGGAGCACCTGTCGGCGGAGGCGCTCACGGGCTGCGAGGCGCTCCTCGCCGAGACGGAGCGCGACACGGCGGTCGGCTTTGCGCTCTTCTTCCACAACTACTCCACCTTCCAGACCAACGCGGGGCTCTACGTGGAGGACCTGTTCGTGCGGTCCACGTACCGCGGGGAGGGCATCGGGCTCGCGCTGTTTCGGCGCCTCGCAGAAATTGCGGAGAAGCGGGGCTGCCGCCGCATCGACTGGGCCGTGCTGGACTGGAATACGGAGGCGATCGAGTTCTACGACGAGCTGGGGGCCGAGCCGCTCGACGACTGGACGACCATGCGCCTGGACGAGGAGGCCATCGAAGAGATCGCGACGGCGGGCGCGGCGGCGTAA
- a CDS encoding magnesium chelatase has product MALTDRTTLGELKEADYQVRSVKDELRANLMQKLRAGEEVFPGILGYDETVIPRIQNAILAKHDLILLGLRGQAKSRLIRMLPRLLDDHIPVIEDTPLNEDPFNPITKQGRAIVEERGDDTPIEWLPREARYGEKLATPDTTIADLIGDIDPIKAANERLTYADEEVIHFGIVPRTNRGIFAINELPDLQPRIQVGLFNIMEEQDIQIRGFNVRFPLDVMMVFSANPEDYTSRGNLVTPLKDRIDSQITTHYPKTIETGMSITEQEAWQDRADGAAAVDVHIPRFFREIVEQVAFEARESEYIDQTSGVSVRVTRAALEALISAAERRALLNGEDETTVRVSDLMHVAPAITGKVELVYEGEQEGAEEVALTLIGRAVRALFDEYFPDPSDKEEGRPEYKDVLDWFAQGRSIDLDQDMSDAAYAETLGQIDGLQALAEEYLSPDTTGETHTGMEFVVESLHQHSLVGKEISDGGQTYDDIMGSMLSSIGDGGVPGDDFDEGDFDDDDDDTDDPLSRYR; this is encoded by the coding sequence ATGGCCCTTACCGACCGCACGACGCTTGGCGAACTCAAAGAGGCCGACTATCAGGTCCGCTCCGTGAAGGACGAACTGCGGGCCAATCTGATGCAGAAGCTCCGTGCCGGCGAGGAGGTCTTTCCCGGCATTCTGGGCTACGACGAGACCGTCATTCCGCGGATTCAGAATGCCATCCTCGCGAAGCACGACCTCATTCTTTTGGGGCTGCGCGGGCAGGCCAAGAGCCGCCTCATCCGCATGCTGCCGCGGCTCCTCGACGACCACATTCCGGTGATCGAGGACACACCCCTCAACGAGGATCCCTTCAATCCGATCACCAAGCAGGGGCGCGCAATCGTGGAGGAGCGGGGCGACGACACGCCGATCGAGTGGCTGCCCCGGGAGGCGCGCTACGGCGAGAAGCTGGCGACGCCGGACACCACGATCGCCGACCTCATCGGCGACATCGACCCCATCAAGGCCGCCAACGAGCGGCTCACCTACGCCGACGAGGAGGTTATCCACTTCGGCATCGTGCCGCGCACCAACCGCGGCATTTTCGCCATCAACGAGCTGCCGGACCTCCAGCCGCGGATTCAGGTGGGCCTCTTCAACATCATGGAGGAGCAGGACATTCAGATCCGCGGCTTCAACGTGCGCTTCCCGCTCGACGTGATGATGGTCTTCTCCGCCAACCCGGAGGACTACACCAGCCGCGGCAACCTCGTGACGCCGCTCAAGGACCGCATCGACAGCCAAATCACGACCCATTACCCGAAGACGATCGAGACGGGCATGTCCATTACCGAGCAGGAGGCGTGGCAGGACCGCGCCGACGGGGCGGCGGCGGTGGACGTGCACATCCCGCGCTTCTTCCGCGAAATCGTCGAGCAGGTGGCGTTCGAGGCGCGCGAGAGCGAGTACATCGACCAGACCTCCGGGGTCTCGGTCCGTGTGACGCGGGCGGCGCTGGAGGCGCTCATCTCCGCGGCCGAGCGGCGGGCGCTTCTCAACGGCGAGGACGAGACGACCGTCCGCGTCAGCGACCTGATGCACGTGGCCCCGGCCATCACCGGCAAGGTGGAGCTCGTCTACGAGGGGGAGCAGGAGGGTGCCGAAGAGGTGGCGCTCACGCTGATCGGGCGGGCCGTCCGGGCGCTCTTCGACGAGTACTTCCCCGACCCGAGCGACAAGGAAGAGGGCCGTCCCGAGTACAAGGACGTGCTCGACTGGTTTGCGCAGGGCCGCTCCATCGACCTGGACCAGGACATGAGCGACGCGGCGTACGCGGAGACGCTCGGGCAGATCGACGGCCTCCAGGCGCTTGCGGAGGAGTACCTCTCGCCGGACACGACCGGCGAGACCCACACGGGCATGGAGTTCGTCGTGGAGTCGCTCCACCAGCACTCGCTCGTGGGCAAAGAGATTAGCGACGGCGGGCAGACCTACGACGACATCATGGGCTCGATGCTCTCCTCCATCGGCGACGGCGGCGTGCCGGGCGATGACTTCGACGAGGGCGACTTCGACGACGATGACGACGACACCGACGACCCGTTGAGTCGGTACCGGTAG